Proteins from one Coffea arabica cultivar ET-39 chromosome 8c, Coffea Arabica ET-39 HiFi, whole genome shotgun sequence genomic window:
- the LOC113705216 gene encoding chorismate mutase 2 isoform X1 — protein sequence MAHSDGLTLESIRNSLIRQEDTIIFSLIERAKYPIIPQLYDSRCSVLPGISGSLLENIVRETEAIQAKYGRYQFPEEHAFFPDNLPDSLVPPNSHPQVLHPAAASININKTIWDMYINKLLPLIASKGDYENHTCVAASDLECLQALSRRIHYGKFVAEVKFKDASEEYSPAIQAKDRDALMKLLTFESVEEMVKKRVEKKAKVFGQEVNLTNDAGNGKCKIDPSVLPCLYGEWVMPLTKHVEVEYLLRRLD from the exons ATGGCGCATTCCGATGGATTGACTCTTGAATCAATCAGAAACAGTTTGATTAGGCAAGAAGATACAATCATTTTCAGCCTGATTGAGAGAGCAAAATATCCCATTATTCCTCAGTTATATGATAGCAGATGCTCCGTTCTTCCTGGGATCTCTGGATCCTTGCTTGAGAACATCGTTCGAGAAACAGAAGCCATCCAGGCAAAG TATGGTAGATATCAATTCCCAGAAGAACATGCTTTCTTCCCGGATAACTTACCAGACTCTTTGGTTCCACCCAACAGCCATCCACAG GTTTTACATCCTGCAGCAGCTTCTATTAACATAAATAAGACGATATGGGATATGTATATCAACAAATTGCTTCCACTTATTGCATCTAAGGGAGATTATGAAAACCATACATGTGTTGCAGCCTCTGATCTTGAGTGTTTGCAG GCACTCTCTAGAAGGATTCACTATGGAAAATTTGTTGCTGAGGTAAAATTCAAGGATGCTTCTGAAGAATATTCACCTGCAATTCAAGCCAAG GATAGAGATGCTCTGATGAAGCTTTTGACATTTGAAAGTGTCGAGGAGATGGTGAAGAAGAGGGTGGAGAAGAAAGCAAAGGTGTTTGGGCAAGAAGTGAACCTCACCAACGATGCTGGCAATGGAAAGTGCAAGATCGATCCATCTGTTCTTCCTTGCCTATATGGAGAATGGGTCATGCCTCTGACCAAACATGTTGAAGTGGAATATCTTCTGCGTCGTCTAGACTGA
- the LOC113706008 gene encoding probable receptor-like protein kinase At5g18500, whose product MVSFADNTLATKTRGKAKKIKVDQYSANNYAAHDIDFLTLQGKFSDKESDKLLSSEKAMNADNSSQYDSFTNLEKEGIACESGEKGRAGAIYNSHPVVVSSPLSGLPKFSHLGLGHSFTLTDLEVATNKFSKENVIGQGGYGVVYNGQLINGFLVAVKKILNDIGQVEKEFRVEVEAIGHVRQKKLV is encoded by the exons ATGGTTAGCTTTGCTGATAATACTTTAGCAACTAAAACACGTGGCAAAGCTAAAAAGATCAAGGTTGACCAATATTCAGCCAACAATTATGCTGCCCATGATATTGATTTCCTTACCCTTCAGGGCAAGTTTAGTGATAAAGAATCAGATAAGCTTCTTAGCAGTGAAAAGGCCATGAATGCTGATAATAGCAGTCAATATGATTCCTTTACTAATTTGGAGAAAGAAGGTATCGCATGTGAGTCAGGGGAAAAGGGACGTGCTGGAGCAATATATAATTCACATCCAGTGGTTGTTTCTTCCCCTTTATCAGGTCTTCCTAAGTTTTCTCACCTTGGTTTGGGTCATTCGTTTACACTTACAGACCTTGAAGTTGCAACCaacaaattttccaaggaaaATGTTATTGGTCAGGGTGGATATGGAGTTGTTTATAATGGCCAACTGATAAATGGCTTTCTTGTTGCTGTTAAAAAAATCCTTAACGATAT AGGGCAAGTAGAGAAGGAATTCAGGGTTGAAGTTGAGGCTATTGGTCATGTCCgccaaaaaaaattagtttga
- the LOC113705216 gene encoding chorismate mutase 2 isoform X2, whose product MAHSDGLTLESIRNSLIRQEDTIIFSLIERAKYPIIPQLYDSRCSVLPGISGSLLENIVRETEAIQAKYGRYQFPEEHAFFPDNLPDSLVPPNSHPQALSRRIHYGKFVAEVKFKDASEEYSPAIQAKDRDALMKLLTFESVEEMVKKRVEKKAKVFGQEVNLTNDAGNGKCKIDPSVLPCLYGEWVMPLTKHVEVEYLLRRLD is encoded by the exons ATGGCGCATTCCGATGGATTGACTCTTGAATCAATCAGAAACAGTTTGATTAGGCAAGAAGATACAATCATTTTCAGCCTGATTGAGAGAGCAAAATATCCCATTATTCCTCAGTTATATGATAGCAGATGCTCCGTTCTTCCTGGGATCTCTGGATCCTTGCTTGAGAACATCGTTCGAGAAACAGAAGCCATCCAGGCAAAG TATGGTAGATATCAATTCCCAGAAGAACATGCTTTCTTCCCGGATAACTTACCAGACTCTTTGGTTCCACCCAACAGCCATCCACAG GCACTCTCTAGAAGGATTCACTATGGAAAATTTGTTGCTGAGGTAAAATTCAAGGATGCTTCTGAAGAATATTCACCTGCAATTCAAGCCAAG GATAGAGATGCTCTGATGAAGCTTTTGACATTTGAAAGTGTCGAGGAGATGGTGAAGAAGAGGGTGGAGAAGAAAGCAAAGGTGTTTGGGCAAGAAGTGAACCTCACCAACGATGCTGGCAATGGAAAGTGCAAGATCGATCCATCTGTTCTTCCTTGCCTATATGGAGAATGGGTCATGCCTCTGACCAAACATGTTGAAGTGGAATATCTTCTGCGTCGTCTAGACTGA